In Microbacterium foliorum, the following proteins share a genomic window:
- a CDS encoding multidrug effflux MFS transporter, with the protein MPDAPRTDSISTSTPERTATGSIRIPSATGAIRTLGSNPATAPIMLHPGDSISNGRRALYIVLLGALTALGPFTIDLYLPAFPVLEQDFETTAAAIQLTLTGTMIGFALGQLVVGPLSDKVGRRIPLIVVTALHVLASVAAAYAPTLPLLSGARVLMGVGAAAGGVVAMAIVRDLFGGRRLVVMLSRLALVSGVAPVIAPLIGSWLLTLMPWRGIFVVLALYGVVMLVSTVVFVPETLPIARRQEKGGATVMQRYRSVFSDRVFIGVLIIGGMTFSGLFSYLSASPFLFQQTHGLDAQQYGLLFAVNSLGVVAGVQTASRLAARFGPQWVMAYSTAVLLLAGVAIIVTDQLGLGLWGTVIPLFFFMTACGFTFPNVQVLALDRHGKAAGTAASVIGATNFGVAGLVSPVVGWISHGTGITATSMASVMVGCAAIGILSLWFIVRPRTVGMLAP; encoded by the coding sequence GTGCCCGACGCTCCACGCACTGACTCCATCTCGACCTCCACCCCCGAGCGGACGGCCACCGGCAGCATCCGCATCCCGTCGGCGACCGGCGCGATCCGCACGCTCGGCTCGAACCCCGCAACGGCGCCGATCATGCTGCACCCCGGCGACTCGATCTCGAACGGTCGCCGCGCGCTCTACATCGTGCTGCTCGGGGCGCTCACCGCCCTCGGCCCGTTCACCATCGACCTGTACCTGCCCGCCTTCCCGGTGCTCGAGCAGGACTTCGAGACCACTGCCGCCGCGATCCAGCTGACGCTGACCGGCACGATGATCGGCTTCGCACTCGGGCAGCTCGTGGTGGGGCCGCTCAGCGACAAGGTCGGTCGGCGCATCCCGCTGATCGTCGTCACCGCCCTGCATGTGCTGGCGAGTGTCGCCGCCGCCTACGCCCCGACTCTTCCGCTGCTCAGTGGCGCTCGCGTGCTCATGGGCGTCGGGGCCGCCGCGGGTGGCGTCGTCGCGATGGCCATCGTGCGCGACCTGTTCGGCGGACGCCGTCTGGTCGTGATGCTGTCGCGGCTCGCGCTGGTCTCGGGCGTCGCCCCGGTGATCGCACCTCTGATCGGCTCATGGCTGCTCACGCTGATGCCGTGGCGCGGCATCTTCGTCGTGCTCGCCCTGTACGGCGTGGTGATGCTCGTCTCGACCGTGGTGTTCGTCCCCGAGACGCTGCCGATCGCGCGCCGCCAGGAGAAGGGCGGCGCCACTGTCATGCAGCGCTATCGCTCGGTGTTCTCCGACCGCGTCTTCATCGGCGTGCTGATCATCGGCGGCATGACCTTCTCCGGGCTGTTCTCCTACCTGTCCGCGTCGCCGTTCCTGTTCCAGCAGACCCACGGACTCGACGCGCAGCAGTACGGCCTGCTGTTCGCCGTCAACTCCCTCGGGGTCGTAGCCGGTGTGCAGACGGCCTCTCGGCTCGCCGCACGATTCGGCCCGCAGTGGGTCATGGCGTACTCGACCGCGGTGCTGCTGTTGGCCGGGGTCGCGATCATCGTGACCGACCAGCTCGGCCTCGGGCTCTGGGGCACGGTCATCCCGCTGTTCTTCTTCATGACGGCCTGCGGCTTCACCTTCCCGAACGTGCAGGTGCTCGCCCTCGACCGCCACGGCAAGGCTGCGGGCACCGCGGCATCGGTCATCGGCGCCACGAACTTCGGCGTCGCAGGACTCGTCTCACCGGTCGTCGGATGGATCTCGCACGGCACCGGAATCACCGCCACGAGCATGGCCTCGGTCATGGTCGGCTGCGCCGCGATCGGCATCCTCTCGCTGTGGTTCATCGTGCGCCCACGGACCGTCGGCATGCT
- a CDS encoding cystathionine gamma-synthase, with amino-acid sequence MSEHAFATRAIHAGQAPDPTTGSIIPPIYQASTHVQDGIGGFRDGYEYNRAGNPTRSSLETQLAALEGGANALSFASGLAAEDALLRGILKPGDHVVLGNDVYGGTYRLFARVLAPWGIEFSTIELSDVDAVRAAIRPETKIVWVETPSNPLLKIVDIALIAEIAHAAGAITVVDNTFASPALQQPLSLGADLVVHSTTKYLGGHSDVLGGAVVFADDRFFEQIKFQQFAVGAVSAPLDAWLTTRGIKTLAVRVRQHSENAQAIAEWAAARPEFATVYYPGLASHPGHDIAARQMSGFGGMLSLGLSAGADAAKAFAESTELFQLAESLGGVESLIGYPPDMTHASVRGTALAVPENVVRLSVGIEGVDDLIADLEQGLARLS; translated from the coding sequence ATGTCCGAGCATGCTTTCGCCACCCGAGCCATCCACGCAGGTCAGGCGCCCGACCCGACCACGGGGTCGATCATCCCGCCGATCTACCAGGCGTCCACCCATGTGCAGGACGGCATCGGCGGGTTCCGCGACGGCTACGAGTACAACCGCGCGGGCAATCCGACACGCTCATCGCTCGAGACGCAGCTCGCGGCGCTCGAGGGCGGCGCGAACGCCCTGTCGTTCGCCTCCGGGCTCGCGGCGGAAGACGCGCTGCTGCGCGGCATCCTGAAGCCCGGCGACCACGTCGTGCTCGGCAACGACGTCTACGGCGGCACCTACCGCCTGTTCGCCCGTGTGCTCGCGCCGTGGGGGATCGAGTTCTCGACGATCGAACTGTCCGACGTCGACGCGGTGCGCGCGGCGATCCGCCCCGAGACGAAGATCGTCTGGGTCGAGACTCCCAGCAACCCGCTGCTGAAGATCGTCGACATCGCGCTCATCGCCGAGATCGCGCACGCGGCCGGAGCGATCACGGTCGTCGACAACACCTTCGCCTCTCCCGCGCTGCAGCAGCCGCTCTCGCTCGGCGCAGACCTCGTCGTGCACTCCACAACCAAGTACCTGGGCGGGCACTCCGACGTCCTCGGCGGGGCGGTGGTCTTCGCAGACGACCGCTTCTTCGAGCAGATCAAGTTCCAGCAGTTCGCGGTCGGCGCCGTCTCGGCCCCGCTCGACGCGTGGCTCACGACCCGCGGCATCAAGACGCTCGCGGTGCGGGTGCGCCAGCACTCCGAGAACGCGCAGGCCATCGCCGAATGGGCCGCGGCTCGCCCGGAGTTCGCGACCGTCTACTACCCGGGGCTCGCCTCGCACCCGGGCCACGACATCGCCGCACGACAGATGAGCGGCTTCGGCGGCATGCTGTCGCTCGGCCTCTCGGCGGGTGCGGATGCGGCGAAGGCGTTCGCCGAGTCGACCGAGCTCTTCCAGCTCGCCGAGTCGCTCGGCGGCGTCGAGTCTCTGATCGGCTACCCGCCGGATATGACCCACGCCTCGGTGCGCGGCACCGCACTCGCCGTGCCCGAGAACGTCGTGCGACTGTCGGTGGGCATCGAGGGCGTCGACGACCTCATCGCCGATCTCGAGCAGGGACTCGCGCGCCTCAGCTGA
- a CDS encoding cystathionine beta-synthase, with protein MKYADSIVDLVGDTPLVKLQHVTEGVECTVLVKLEYLNPGGSAKDRIASRIIDAAEASGDLQPGGTIVEPTSGNTGVGLALVAQQRGYKCVFVLPGKVGDDKIDVLRAYGAEVVVTPTSVAADSPESYYSVSDRLAREIPGAFKPNQYENPNGPRSHYETTGPEIWRDTDGLITHFVAGVGTGGTITGTGRYLREVSEDRVRIVGIDPEGSVYSGGTGRPYLVEGVGEDIWPGAYDPTVPHEIVAVDDAESFAMTRRLAREEGILVGGSSGMAVVGALRVARDLPADAVMVVLLPDGGRGYLSKIFNDGWMRSYGFSEVEEGETVGDVLASRTLRQAQGPGGATSIPDLVHAHPADTVLEAIGMMTEYDVSQLVVLSAEPPVMMGEVVGTVDEKGLLDLLFRGDAKPADAVGEHVGERLPLIGIHAPLAQARAALADADALLVTLDGKPHTVLTRQDLLSYLSR; from the coding sequence ATGAAGTACGCAGACTCCATCGTCGATCTCGTCGGCGACACGCCCCTCGTGAAGCTCCAGCACGTCACCGAGGGCGTGGAGTGCACCGTGCTGGTGAAGCTGGAGTACCTCAACCCCGGCGGCTCGGCGAAGGATCGCATCGCCTCGCGGATCATCGATGCGGCCGAGGCATCGGGCGACCTGCAGCCGGGTGGAACCATAGTCGAGCCTACGAGCGGCAACACCGGCGTCGGCCTCGCTCTGGTCGCCCAGCAGCGCGGGTACAAGTGCGTCTTCGTGCTGCCGGGCAAGGTCGGAGACGACAAGATCGATGTGCTCCGGGCCTACGGTGCCGAGGTCGTCGTCACCCCGACCTCGGTGGCCGCAGACAGCCCGGAGTCGTACTACAGCGTCAGCGATCGGCTCGCCCGCGAGATCCCCGGAGCGTTCAAGCCGAATCAGTACGAGAACCCGAACGGCCCGCGGAGCCACTACGAGACCACCGGTCCCGAGATCTGGCGCGACACCGACGGGCTGATCACGCACTTCGTCGCCGGCGTCGGCACGGGCGGCACGATCACGGGCACCGGGCGCTATCTGCGCGAGGTCTCGGAGGATCGCGTGCGCATCGTGGGGATCGACCCCGAGGGCAGCGTCTACAGTGGCGGCACGGGGCGCCCGTATCTGGTCGAGGGGGTAGGCGAGGACATCTGGCCCGGCGCCTACGACCCGACGGTTCCGCACGAGATCGTCGCGGTCGACGACGCCGAGTCGTTCGCGATGACCCGGCGGCTCGCGCGTGAAGAGGGGATCCTCGTCGGCGGCTCCAGCGGCATGGCCGTGGTCGGCGCGCTGCGGGTCGCGCGTGACCTGCCGGCGGACGCCGTGATGGTGGTGCTGCTGCCCGACGGAGGACGCGGCTACCTCAGCAAGATCTTCAACGACGGCTGGATGCGCTCCTACGGCTTCAGCGAGGTCGAGGAGGGCGAGACCGTGGGCGATGTGCTGGCCTCCCGCACCCTTCGGCAGGCTCAGGGGCCCGGGGGAGCGACGAGCATCCCCGACCTGGTGCATGCGCACCCGGCCGACACGGTGCTCGAGGCCATCGGCATGATGACCGAGTACGACGTATCGCAGCTCGTGGTGCTGAGCGCGGAGCCTCCCGTGATGATGGGCGAGGTCGTCGGCACGGTCGACGAGAAGGGGCTGCTCGACCTGCTGTTCCGCGGAGACGCCAAGCCGGCGGATGCCGTGGGAGAGCATGTGGGGGAGCGGCTGCCGCTCATCGGCATCCATGCTCCTCTCGCGCAGGCGAGGGCCGCGCTCGCCGACGCCGACGCGCTGCTCGTCACGCTCGACGGCAAGCCGCACACGGTGCTCACCCGGCAGGATCTGCTGTCGTACCTCTCGCGCTGA
- a CDS encoding carbohydrate ABC transporter permease, which yields MTDTVKSDTGANSTRAITTGGRFEASAGRARKRLSRPWATVASIVIAVVWTIPTLGLFISSFRERDAIETTGWWTFFTNPQFTLDNYSAVLQSGTTQLTILESFFNSIVITIPATLIPLMIAAMAAYAFSWIEFKGRNALFIFVFALQIVPIQMALVPLLSSFSRGINLFGVQVTQGLDVAGGYAQVWIAHTMFALPLAIYLLHNFMSEIPGEIIEAARVDGASRGQIFFRIVLPLTMPAIASVAIFQFLWVWNDLLVALVFADGAASPITKVLAEITGRGEGWYLLTAGAFVSIIVPLIVFFSLQRYFVRGLLAGSTKG from the coding sequence ATGACCGACACAGTGAAGTCAGACACGGGCGCCAACAGCACGAGAGCGATCACGACAGGCGGGCGCTTCGAAGCGTCGGCTGGCCGTGCACGCAAGCGTCTCAGTCGTCCGTGGGCGACGGTCGCCTCGATCGTCATCGCCGTGGTGTGGACCATCCCGACGCTCGGACTGTTCATCTCGTCGTTCCGCGAGAGGGATGCGATCGAGACGACCGGGTGGTGGACGTTCTTCACCAACCCGCAGTTCACGCTCGACAACTACTCGGCCGTGCTGCAGTCGGGTACCACCCAGCTGACGATCCTGGAGTCGTTCTTCAACTCGATCGTCATCACGATCCCGGCCACGCTCATCCCGTTGATGATCGCCGCGATGGCGGCGTACGCGTTCTCGTGGATCGAGTTCAAGGGTCGCAACGCGCTGTTCATCTTCGTGTTCGCGCTGCAGATCGTGCCGATCCAGATGGCGCTGGTTCCGCTGCTGTCATCGTTCTCGCGGGGCATCAACCTGTTCGGCGTGCAGGTGACGCAGGGTCTCGACGTCGCCGGCGGCTACGCCCAGGTGTGGATCGCCCACACGATGTTCGCACTGCCGCTGGCGATCTACCTGCTGCACAACTTCATGTCGGAGATCCCCGGCGAGATCATCGAGGCTGCACGCGTCGATGGAGCATCGCGCGGTCAGATCTTCTTCCGGATCGTGCTGCCGCTGACCATGCCGGCGATCGCGTCGGTGGCGATCTTCCAGTTCCTGTGGGTCTGGAACGACCTGCTCGTCGCCCTGGTGTTCGCCGACGGCGCCGCCTCGCCGATCACCAAGGTGCTCGCCGAGATCACCGGTCGCGGCGAGGGCTGGTACCTCCTCACCGCAGGCGCGTTCGTGTCGATCATCGTTCCGCTGATCGTGTTCTTCTCGCTCCAGCGGTACTTCGTGCGAGGACTCCTGGCGGGTTCCACGAAGGGCTGA
- a CDS encoding carbohydrate ABC transporter permease yields MNATVFFQWIGSLPPIAQALAVVIAFAVVVVVILLLVDIAPRRGALYTGIRLAMCLLIPFAVMWFFNSYYWAMGVAVAVGALFFFLDYRSRDGAGYLIQLVAFMAPAMLLLLAGLILPSIQTVYASFWNSTGSDFVGFSNYLWIFTQSDGVTSVINTIVWVLLVPTLSTIVGLAYAVFIDKTRGEKIYKLLVFMPMAISFVGASIIWRFVYAYRGPEFEQIGLLNQILVWFGGEPQQFLLNGPWNNLALIVVLIWVQTGFAMVVLSASIKGVPTELLEAAELDGANAWERFRSVTIPSIRPALIVVLTTISIASLKVFDIVRTMTGGNYGTSVLANEMYTQFSKFEAGRSAALSVILFILVLPIVIYNARQIKKQREIR; encoded by the coding sequence ATGAACGCGACTGTGTTCTTCCAATGGATCGGGTCTCTGCCCCCGATCGCCCAGGCCCTCGCCGTGGTCATCGCCTTCGCGGTGGTCGTCGTCGTCATCCTGCTTCTCGTCGACATCGCGCCGCGAAGAGGCGCGCTCTACACCGGCATCCGCCTGGCGATGTGCCTGCTCATCCCGTTCGCGGTGATGTGGTTCTTCAACTCCTATTACTGGGCGATGGGAGTCGCGGTCGCCGTCGGCGCCCTCTTCTTCTTCCTCGACTACCGGTCCCGCGATGGAGCCGGGTACCTGATCCAGCTCGTCGCCTTCATGGCTCCGGCCATGCTGCTGCTGCTCGCAGGTCTGATCCTGCCGTCGATCCAGACCGTGTACGCATCGTTCTGGAACTCGACCGGCAGCGACTTCGTCGGCTTCTCGAACTACCTCTGGATCTTCACGCAGTCCGACGGCGTGACCTCGGTCATCAACACGATCGTCTGGGTGCTGCTGGTTCCGACGCTCTCGACGATCGTCGGTCTGGCCTACGCGGTCTTCATCGACAAGACCCGTGGCGAGAAGATCTACAAGCTGCTGGTCTTCATGCCGATGGCGATCTCGTTCGTCGGCGCGAGCATCATCTGGCGCTTCGTGTACGCCTACCGCGGCCCGGAGTTCGAGCAGATCGGTCTGCTCAATCAGATCCTGGTCTGGTTCGGCGGAGAGCCGCAGCAGTTCCTGCTCAACGGTCCGTGGAACAACCTCGCGCTCATCGTCGTGCTGATCTGGGTGCAGACCGGTTTCGCGATGGTCGTGCTCTCGGCATCGATCAAGGGTGTTCCCACCGAACTCCTCGAGGCGGCCGAGCTCGACGGCGCGAACGCCTGGGAGCGTTTCCGCTCGGTGACGATCCCGTCGATCCGACCCGCACTGATCGTCGTTCTGACCACCATCTCGATCGCCTCGCTGAAGGTGTTCGACATCGTGCGCACGATGACCGGTGGCAACTACGGGACGTCGGTGCTCGCGAACGAGATGTACACCCAGTTCTCCAAGTTCGAGGCGGGTCGCAGCGCTGCGCTCTCCGTCATCCTGTTCATCCTGGTGCTGCCGATCGTGATCTACAACGCGCGCCAGATCAAGAAGCAGCGGGAGATCCGATGA
- a CDS encoding ABC transporter substrate-binding protein, giving the protein MGLSQRSRRYAPIALLGVAGIALAGCGAPGGTDGAAEGGGGGDNTVTIYGTIVEGEAELLAESWADFEEENDIEIKYEGSQDFETQLGTRAQGGNPPDIAIFPQPGLFADYASRDLLKPAPEAVKANAEEYWTEGWVEFGTYDGTFYGAPLMASVKGWIWYSPTKFAEWGVEEPTTWDELLALTETIKTASGKAPWCAGFESGVATGWPGTDWIEDLVLRNAGPDVYDQWVKNEIPFTDPQIKEAFDATGEILLNPEYVNAGFGDVRSINSTAFGDVAAQVASGECALTHQASFLSGFYPEGTNFAEDGDVWAFLTPSQNADETLITGGGEIVGAFSDDEATQKVLEYLSSPEWADSRLALGGVTSANKGVNLDVVEDPILQESIKLLQDDSITFRFDGSDQMPGAVGSGTFWKGIVAWVNGTSTDEVLNQIETGWPSS; this is encoded by the coding sequence ATGGGTCTGTCACAGCGTTCCCGGCGTTACGCGCCAATCGCTCTGCTGGGGGTCGCGGGAATCGCGCTCGCCGGCTGTGGTGCTCCCGGCGGCACGGACGGCGCTGCCGAGGGCGGCGGCGGAGGAGACAACACCGTCACCATCTACGGCACGATCGTCGAGGGCGAGGCGGAGCTCCTCGCGGAGTCCTGGGCGGACTTCGAAGAAGAGAACGACATCGAGATCAAGTACGAGGGCAGCCAGGACTTCGAGACCCAGCTCGGCACGCGCGCACAGGGCGGCAACCCGCCTGACATCGCGATCTTCCCGCAGCCGGGTCTGTTCGCGGACTACGCCTCGCGTGACCTGCTGAAGCCGGCTCCTGAGGCGGTCAAGGCGAACGCCGAGGAGTACTGGACTGAGGGCTGGGTCGAGTTCGGCACGTACGACGGCACCTTCTACGGCGCGCCACTGATGGCCAGCGTCAAGGGCTGGATCTGGTACTCGCCGACGAAGTTCGCCGAGTGGGGCGTCGAAGAACCGACGACCTGGGACGAGCTCCTCGCCCTCACCGAGACGATCAAGACCGCGAGCGGCAAGGCTCCCTGGTGCGCCGGCTTCGAATCGGGCGTCGCGACCGGGTGGCCCGGCACCGACTGGATCGAGGACCTCGTGCTCCGCAACGCGGGCCCCGATGTCTACGACCAGTGGGTCAAGAACGAGATCCCGTTCACCGACCCCCAGATCAAGGAGGCCTTCGACGCGACCGGTGAGATTCTGCTCAACCCGGAGTACGTCAACGCCGGCTTCGGCGATGTGCGTTCCATCAACTCGACCGCGTTCGGCGATGTCGCGGCGCAGGTCGCCAGTGGCGAGTGCGCGCTGACCCACCAGGCCTCGTTCCTCTCGGGCTTCTACCCCGAGGGCACGAACTTCGCCGAAGACGGAGACGTCTGGGCGTTCCTGACGCCGAGCCAGAACGCAGACGAGACGCTCATCACCGGTGGCGGCGAGATCGTCGGCGCGTTCAGCGACGACGAGGCCACGCAGAAGGTGCTCGAGTACCTCTCGAGCCCCGAATGGGCGGACAGCCGCCTCGCTCTCGGCGGAGTGACGTCGGCCAACAAGGGCGTGAACCTCGATGTGGTGGAGGATCCGATCCTGCAGGAGTCGATCAAGCTGCTCCAGGACGACTCGATCACGTTCCGCTTCGACGGTTCCGACCAGATGCCCGGTGCCGTCGGCTCCGGAACCTTCTGGAAGGGCATCGTCGCGTGGGTGAACGGCACCTCGACCGACGAGGTCCTGAACCAGATCGAGACCGGCTGGCCTTCCAGCTGA
- a CDS encoding LacI family DNA-binding transcriptional regulator, protein MSTIADVAARAGVSKATASRALSGRGYVSEGTRKRVTDAADELAYVAHSSATSLATGRTQTVGVIMPPVDRWFFAELLAGIQESLFALDYELALYGIREGTDTRERLFDAVLPGRRFDGIIAVGIQPSAHELERLHRSERPLVSVGPYSEGSSAVSIDDIAAARIATEHLIELGHTDIAFVGGSTDPDDLSFGDAQRVEGYLEALAAAGLEAVARIADARPTMPGGYAAAVELLGDRRGRPTAVVGVCDEAAIGAMIAARRLGIAVPTELSIVGVDDHEHAEMFALTTIKQSPREQGHEAVRLLQQQIEHPDSPRERTVTASALVVRSSTAGRR, encoded by the coding sequence ATGAGCACGATCGCGGATGTCGCGGCGCGTGCAGGCGTATCGAAGGCGACCGCGAGCCGGGCACTCAGCGGACGCGGATACGTCTCGGAAGGCACCCGCAAGCGGGTGACCGATGCTGCCGACGAGCTGGCCTACGTCGCGCACTCGTCCGCGACCAGCCTCGCGACGGGACGCACGCAGACCGTCGGAGTCATCATGCCTCCTGTCGATCGCTGGTTCTTCGCCGAGTTGCTCGCCGGCATTCAGGAATCCCTGTTCGCCCTCGACTATGAGCTCGCCCTGTACGGCATCCGCGAGGGCACCGACACCCGCGAGCGTCTCTTCGACGCGGTGCTGCCCGGTCGGCGGTTCGACGGGATCATCGCGGTCGGCATCCAGCCCAGCGCACACGAGCTCGAGCGACTGCATCGGTCCGAGCGTCCTCTGGTCAGCGTGGGCCCCTACAGCGAGGGGTCCAGCGCCGTGTCGATCGACGACATCGCCGCCGCGCGCATCGCCACCGAGCATCTCATCGAGCTCGGGCACACCGACATCGCCTTCGTCGGCGGCTCGACGGACCCCGACGATCTCAGCTTCGGCGATGCGCAGCGGGTCGAAGGATACCTCGAGGCCCTGGCGGCGGCGGGCCTCGAAGCCGTCGCCCGGATCGCCGACGCACGACCGACGATGCCGGGCGGCTACGCTGCGGCCGTCGAACTGCTCGGCGACCGCCGGGGGCGCCCCACCGCGGTCGTCGGCGTATGCGATGAAGCAGCGATCGGCGCGATGATCGCCGCACGGCGTCTGGGCATCGCAGTCCCGACAGAGCTGAGCATCGTCGGAGTCGACGATCACGAGCACGCCGAGATGTTCGCGCTCACCACCATCAAGCAGTCACCGCGCGAGCAGGGGCACGAGGCGGTGAGGCTGCTGCAGCAGCAGATCGAACACCCGGATTCTCCCCGCGAGCGCACGGTGACGGCATCCGCCCTGGTCGTGCGCAGCTCCACCGCGGGTCGGCGCTGA